In Gemmata obscuriglobus, a single genomic region encodes these proteins:
- a CDS encoding HEAT repeat domain-containing protein codes for MAWSAPAPRHDLGLLGRVVSFTLLALPAALLGGFGYRTDLIALYVGAGVQVLFALTLLRAHPVWRPPVSASLVVLYLIALAWLWLPTRGSPDWAVHIGQSALLITAVGLAAVHDLTRTGAEPLRRANKWCAKLVSRTDWPLQFTDCRLLPEVVALRGAALDEIRPVLALLSDPRPEVQCAALGALEYRPVWRPGEAELVMKTARESGEPAVRVAAAYALAAVGSADLIGGLARMLRDPAAEARAAAAEALLWQADAKWAFAREGVREALADPRLADDGPLFATGRLPAAALADLITWAEEHAPLAPRAIQTLIEQHHRDLTDGERPELGSQLAAMMLSADAPPALRVELAALLRDHNLLSVDLLDKLTNLDQPGPMRLFAAEEMLRINPHDSDGVDVLRGLARQPNREMALSVAAVLQNVLGLELGLPGGERPPANSKVAAEVARRVLLWANGANPDQLRPTPGPMPGLKPPRSAMLGGRPAAPKPSAFPPDPNEFPRSGSGTVF; via the coding sequence ATGGCTTGGTCCGCACCGGCGCCGCGCCACGATCTCGGGCTCCTCGGCCGGGTCGTTAGCTTCACATTGCTCGCACTTCCGGCCGCCCTGCTCGGCGGTTTCGGCTACCGCACGGACCTGATCGCGCTCTACGTCGGGGCGGGTGTTCAGGTGCTCTTCGCGCTCACCCTCTTGCGCGCCCACCCGGTGTGGCGCCCGCCGGTGAGCGCGTCGCTCGTCGTCCTGTACCTGATCGCCCTCGCGTGGCTGTGGCTGCCGACCCGCGGCTCTCCTGATTGGGCCGTTCACATCGGACAAAGCGCCCTGCTCATCACGGCGGTGGGCCTCGCAGCGGTTCACGACCTGACGCGGACCGGGGCCGAACCGCTTCGCCGCGCGAACAAGTGGTGCGCCAAGCTCGTGTCCCGCACCGACTGGCCGCTCCAGTTCACCGACTGCCGGCTGTTACCCGAGGTGGTCGCCCTTCGGGGGGCCGCGCTGGACGAGATCCGCCCGGTCCTCGCGCTGCTCTCGGACCCGCGGCCGGAGGTGCAGTGTGCCGCCCTGGGGGCATTGGAGTATCGCCCCGTGTGGCGCCCGGGAGAGGCTGAGTTGGTTATGAAAACGGCCCGCGAGAGCGGCGAACCGGCCGTCCGGGTCGCGGCGGCGTACGCGCTGGCCGCGGTCGGGTCCGCCGACCTCATCGGCGGGCTGGCCCGGATGTTGCGGGACCCCGCGGCCGAGGCGCGTGCGGCCGCCGCGGAAGCCCTGCTGTGGCAGGCCGACGCCAAGTGGGCGTTCGCCCGCGAGGGCGTGCGTGAGGCGCTCGCCGACCCGCGACTCGCGGACGACGGCCCGCTGTTCGCCACCGGGCGGCTGCCGGCCGCGGCACTCGCCGACCTCATCACCTGGGCCGAGGAGCACGCCCCGCTCGCCCCCCGCGCGATCCAAACGCTGATCGAGCAGCACCACCGCGACCTGACCGACGGGGAGCGGCCCGAACTGGGTAGCCAGCTCGCCGCGATGATGCTCAGCGCCGACGCCCCGCCCGCCCTCCGGGTGGAACTCGCGGCGCTGTTGCGCGATCATAACTTGCTCTCGGTGGACCTGCTCGACAAGCTCACCAACCTGGACCAGCCGGGACCCATGCGGCTGTTCGCGGCGGAAGAGATGTTGCGCATCAACCCGCACGACTCGGACGGCGTGGACGTGCTCCGCGGGCTGGCGCGTCAGCCGAACCGCGAGATGGCGCTGTCGGTTGCGGCGGTGCTGCAAAACGTGCTGGGGTTGGAACTCGGGCTCCCCGGGGGCGAGCGACCGCCGGCCAACAGCAAGGTCGCCGCCGAAGTCGCCCGCCGGGTGCTGCTGTGGGCGAACGGCGCGAACCCAGACCAGCTCCGCCCGACCCCGGGGCCGATGCCCGGTTTGAAGCCGCCGCGGTCCGCGATGCTCGGCGGGCGCCCCGCGGCCCCGAAGCCGTCGGCGTTCCCGCCCGACCCGAACGAATTCCCGCGCAGCGGCTCCGGCACGGTGTTTTAG
- a CDS encoding alpha/beta hydrolase-fold protein, producing the protein MLAGWTRIALGGHAVDVFDPPGAAPHALLYLHSLREESPATDSTFTTELKRHRLRCAAPAGGWCWWADRVCPEFGTEITPEHFLLESLVPWMASAWGLGPRGVALAGVEMGGQGAVRLAFKHPDRFPVAASVSGAFDCQDWYGAGTPLDEMYESRERCRLDTALLHLDARDWPAHLWFCCAPDDAACYRGNDRLREKLAAMGVPHTADLDTRAAAETSYTEFMTPKALAFVADALGREAKRLM; encoded by the coding sequence ATGCTTGCCGGCTGGACGCGGATCGCCCTGGGCGGGCACGCCGTTGACGTGTTCGACCCGCCCGGCGCAGCGCCGCACGCGCTCCTCTACCTGCACTCACTTCGTGAAGAGTCGCCGGCAACCGACTCCACTTTCACAACGGAACTGAAGCGGCACCGGTTGCGGTGCGCCGCCCCGGCCGGCGGGTGGTGCTGGTGGGCCGATCGCGTCTGTCCGGAGTTCGGAACCGAAATTACTCCCGAACACTTCCTTCTGGAATCGCTGGTGCCGTGGATGGCGTCGGCGTGGGGGCTTGGCCCGCGCGGGGTCGCACTCGCGGGTGTGGAAATGGGCGGACAGGGGGCGGTGCGACTCGCGTTCAAACACCCCGACCGGTTTCCGGTCGCGGCGAGCGTTTCGGGCGCGTTCGACTGCCAGGACTGGTACGGCGCGGGCACGCCACTCGATGAGATGTACGAGAGCCGCGAGCGGTGCCGGCTCGACACCGCGCTTCTGCACCTCGACGCCCGGGACTGGCCGGCGCACCTGTGGTTCTGTTGCGCGCCGGACGACGCGGCGTGCTATCGCGGTAACGACCGCCTCCGCGAAAAGCTCGCCGCGATGGGTGTTCCGCACACCGCCGATCTCGACACACGCGCCGCAGCCGAAACGTCATACACGGAATTCATGACGCCCAAGGCGCTGGCGTTCGTCGCGGATGCGCTCGGGCGAGAGGCGAAGCGGCTGATGTAA
- a CDS encoding tetratricopeptide repeat protein: protein MANRVRRVVLLAAAVGFAVLAGGPVRAADDNKELREELLKLNSITDKDAQRDKLRALAKDKDKAKKLVTEAGKMLKEAKGKDNPFNFNGGLIVARLAHFNKQYDIAEPFYEALVENATKIKSGSKMVDAYEGLIDLYWETKKYALVSETCQKFVDDMGPEEYERAKPFILERLVQSMAKEGKFDEALGLVDNLIRVSAQADWYFLQTKGWVLREQGKLPAAIEAYNSALEKLDTTDALKGEGKDQMKDRVRYILTGLYVDNKDVDKAAKHLQTLIKRNPDNPTYKNDLGFIWCDANMNLEESEKLIKEAIELDTKEREKLKKEGKLDEVKPNAAYLDSLGWVLFKQKKYKEALEPLKQAAADDEDGSHLEIWDHLADCHMALGEKKEAIAAWEKALKCEDLTKRDGERRRKVSEKLKKARE from the coding sequence GTGGCAAACAGGGTCCGGCGGGTGGTGCTACTGGCCGCCGCCGTTGGGTTCGCGGTCCTGGCCGGCGGGCCGGTCCGTGCGGCCGATGACAACAAGGAGCTGCGCGAGGAACTCCTCAAACTCAACTCCATCACCGATAAGGACGCGCAGCGGGACAAGCTCCGCGCGCTCGCGAAGGACAAGGATAAGGCGAAAAAGCTCGTCACCGAAGCCGGCAAGATGCTTAAGGAGGCGAAGGGCAAGGACAACCCGTTCAACTTCAACGGCGGGCTGATCGTCGCCCGTCTCGCGCACTTCAACAAGCAGTACGACATCGCCGAGCCGTTCTACGAGGCGCTCGTCGAGAACGCCACCAAGATCAAGAGCGGCAGCAAGATGGTGGACGCCTACGAGGGCCTCATCGACCTGTACTGGGAGACGAAGAAGTACGCCCTGGTGTCCGAGACGTGCCAGAAGTTCGTGGACGACATGGGGCCGGAAGAGTACGAGCGCGCGAAGCCCTTCATCCTGGAGCGGCTGGTGCAGTCGATGGCGAAGGAAGGGAAGTTCGACGAGGCGCTGGGCCTCGTTGACAACCTCATCCGGGTGAGCGCCCAGGCCGACTGGTACTTCCTCCAGACCAAGGGCTGGGTGCTGCGCGAGCAGGGCAAGCTGCCGGCGGCGATCGAGGCGTACAACTCGGCGCTCGAAAAGCTCGACACCACCGACGCCCTCAAGGGTGAGGGCAAGGACCAGATGAAGGACCGCGTCCGGTATATCCTCACCGGGCTGTACGTCGACAACAAGGACGTGGACAAGGCCGCCAAACACCTGCAAACGCTCATCAAGCGGAACCCGGACAACCCGACGTACAAGAACGACCTCGGGTTCATCTGGTGCGACGCGAACATGAACCTCGAAGAGTCCGAGAAGCTGATCAAAGAGGCCATCGAACTCGACACGAAGGAGCGGGAGAAGCTCAAGAAGGAAGGCAAGCTCGACGAGGTGAAGCCGAACGCCGCGTACCTCGACAGCCTGGGCTGGGTGCTGTTCAAGCAGAAGAAGTACAAGGAAGCGCTCGAGCCGCTGAAGCAGGCCGCGGCCGACGACGAGGACGGCAGCCACCTCGAAATCTGGGACCACCTCGCCGACTGCCACATGGCGCTCGGGGAGAAGAAGGAAGCCATCGCCGCGTGGGAGAAGGCCCTGAAGTGCGAGGACCTGACCAAGCGGGACGGCGAGCGCCGCCGCAAGGTGAGCGAGAAGCTGAAGAAGGCCCGCGAGTAG